From a region of the Anomalospiza imberbis isolate Cuckoo-Finch-1a 21T00152 chromosome 3, ASM3175350v1, whole genome shotgun sequence genome:
- the FHL5 gene encoding four and a half LIM domains protein 5, whose amino-acid sequence MTSSHTDCHFCLQSLRGRKYALREENAYCVPCYDSLYANPCEECKQPIECNSKDLAYKGRHWHEGCFRCAKCSRSLVEKPFAAKDEVLLCTECYSDEYSSKCFHCQKTIMPGSRKMEFKGSSWHESCFVCQYCQQPLGTKPLITKDNENYCVPCFEKQFAHQCYACKKVITSGGVAYHDQPWHKECFVCAMCKTQLSSQRFISKDEYPYCVDCFSKFHSKKCAACKKPITALGGAKYISFEERQWHGECFSCAKCSVSLVGQEFLTRQDDILCHKCCSAS is encoded by the exons ATGACCAGCAGCCACACAGACTGCCATTTCTGCCTGCAGTCTCTCCGTGGCAGGAAATATGCACtaagagaagaaaatgcttATTGTGTTCCATGTTATGACAGCCTGTATGCCAACCCCTGTGAAGAGTGCAAGCAACCCATTGAGTGCAACTCCAAG GATCTGGCCTACAAAGGCCGCCACTGGCATGAGGGGTGCTTCAGGTGTGCCAAGTGCAGTCGCTCACTCGTGGAGAAACCATTTGCTGCCAAGGACGAGGTCTTGCTGTGCACCGAATGCTACTCTGATGAGTATTCATCCAAGTGTTTTCATTGCCAGAAGACCATTATGCCCG gttCACGTAAAATGGAATTTAAGGGAAGTTCCTGGCATGAATCCTGTTTCGTTTGCCAGTATTGTCAGCAACCATTGGGAACAAAACCATTAATCACCAAAGACAATGAGAATTACTGTGTGCCCTGTTTTGAGAAGCAATTTGCTCACCAATGCTATGCTTGCAAAAAG GTTATAACTTCTGGAGGAGTGGCCTACCATGACCAGCCTTGGCATAAGGAATGTTTTGTGTGTGCTATGTGTAAAACTCAGCTGTCTAGTCAAAGATTCATTTCCAAAGATGAGTATCCATACTGTGTAGACTGTTTCAGCAAATTTCATTCCAAGAAGTGTGCTGCTTGCAAGAAACCTATTACAG CTCTTGGAGGTGCCAAATACATCTCATTTGAGGAGCGTCAGTGGCACGGGGAATGCTTTAGCTGCGCAAAATGCTCTGTCTCCCTGGTGGGCCAGGAATTCCTCACTCGGCAGGATGACATCCTTTGCCACAAATGTTGCTCTGCTTCATAG